GGCCTGGGTGAATTTTGGTTGTTCGGCAGCGGACAGCTTGCCGGAGTTGATCACGCTTTCGAACGCCTTGGCGGCGGTGTCGAAGTCGCCTGCGGCCGACGCGGCGGAGGCGCGCGTGCGTTCGATCAGGTACGTGTCGTTGGCGGATTTATTACCGACCGAGTCGGTTTCACGCAATTTTGCGAGTGCTTCCTTGTTCTTTCCTGCCGCAGCCAGTTTCTGTGCTTCCTGCAATGGTTTGCCGATTTCAGCGCGCACTGTTTCGGCTGCGAAGGCAACCGACGAAAAACCTGCCAGGGGAGCTGCTGCAGTAAAACCAATAGCGGCCATTACCAGGCCGAGATGAGCGAGACGAAACTTGGTCATGGGTAAGTTTTCTTTCTTCAAAATGCGAAATAGGCAGGAATGGTCCTGCCTATCGTTGAACATAGAACTAATTATTGGAACTGCTCGTTGCCAACCAGGCCAATCTTGGTCACACCGAGACGCTGAGCCGAAGCCATGACTTGTGCCACGACTTTGTACTCAACCAGCTTGTTCGGACGCAGATGCACTTCCGGCTGGTCAGCTTGCGCTGCGACATCGGCCAGTTTCGCTTCCAGGGTACCGCGGTCAGGAATGACGTTGTTATCCCACAGAATCGTACCGTCGAAATCGACGTCAATCGTGATGACCACTGGTTCCTTGGTCGATGGCGGCGGCGTACCGACCGGCATGTTCAAGTTGACCGAGTGGTTGGCTTTCGGAATCGTAATGATCAGCATGATAATCAGCACCAACATCACATCGATGAGGGGCGTCATATTCATTTCCATCATTGGTTCCGGATCCGCGCCTGCGGATGGGGAGCCGACATTCATACTCATGATGTTTCCTTTTTAGAAGGGCAGGCCTGGAGACCAGGCCTGCGGTGCACGGGTGGGTTTAACCCCGGTCAGGCGGTTCGGTGATGAAACCGACCTTCTGAATACCAGCGCGCTGGGTCGTGTAGATTACTTTGCCGATCGCTTCGTAGCGTGTTTCTTGGTCGCCACGAACGTGAACTTCCGGCTGCGGCAATTTCACGGCCTCCACCTTCAGAAAATCGAACAACTCATTCGTGTCCCGCATTTTCTTCTGATTCCAGTAGATGTCGCCATCCTTGCTTACCACAATGTTGACATCTTCCGGTTTGGTCTGAATAACCTGGTTGTTTTCTTCTGGCAGCTTGATCTTGATCAGCTTCAGAACAACCGGGCTCGTGATCAGGAAGATAATCAGCAGAACCAACATGATGTCCACGAGGGGCGTCGTGTTGATTTCTGACATGACTTGATCTTCGTCTCCGCTATCGGAGCCTACGGACATCGACATGATTAATTACCCAATCTTTTTAGCGGCCATACGGGCAGCGTCGGAGGTGGACATTGCGCCCGAGATCAGCACGGAGTGAACGTCAGCCGAGAACGAACGGACATCTTCCATCGCGGTTTTGTTACGACGTACCAGCCAGTTGTAACCCAGAACAGCAGGAACCGCCACGAACAGACCGAAAGCGGTCATGATCAGTGCTTCACCAACTGGACCTGCAACCTTGTCGATCGATGCGTTACCCGACATGCCGATGGCGATCAGTGCATTGTAAATACCCCAAACGGTACCGAACAGACCGATGAACGGTGCGGTCGAACCAACGGTTGCCAGGAACGACAGACCGTCTTGCAGACGCGATTGAACTTTGTCAACAGCGCGCTGGATCGACATGGTCACCCAGGTCGACAGGTCGATTTGTTCCAGCAGGGCGCCGTCGTGGTGCACGGTAGCCTTGGTGCCGGTTTCAGCGATGAAGCGGAATGGCGAGCCTTCTTTCAGCGAAGCCGAACCTGCAGCGATCGACGAAGCTTTCCAGAACTTGGCGCTGGTTTCTTTCGATTGCTTGAAGATCTTCTGTTGGTCGATCAGCTTGACGATGATGATGTACCACGAACCCATCGACATGATGGTCAGGATAATCAGGGTAGCGCGCGATACGAAGCCGCCGTCCCAAACTGCCTTGAAGCCGTATGGGTTCTCAACTTCTTCGTGGCCAGCGGCGGCGCCGTGGGCTGGAGCTGCGTCTGCTGCTGGAGCTGCTGCGTCGGCGGCTGGTGCTGGTGCTGCTGCATCCGCTGCTGGTGCTGCTGCCGCATCCGCTGCTGGTGCCGAGGCTGCAGGGGCAGTCTCTTGTGCGTAAGCTGGAGCGCTGACCAGGGCGGCAGTTGCCGTCATGGAGAACATTACAGCGGCCAGTACAGCGGACAAACGGGTATTCTTAAACATGCTTCCTCCAAATTGATAAATAATCAGATCGCTGAACGTAATTGACAACGAAACTTACTTAAGTTGAGACGGTGTTGCTGCCTCGCTTTTACTCCAGCTTCCAGACATATTGCATCTGCATCCACGCTTCCGTCGGCTTGCCGTCCGTCAGACCCGGTTTGAATTTGCACTTGCTGATGCCTACAACCGCTGCTTTGTCCAGATCGCGGAAACCCGAGGTTTTCACGATTTTGGAGTCGGCGACGCGACCATCGGCAGCGATCAGGAACGACAACGTCACCGTACCCGTTTCTTCGTTACGCAGCGACGATTTCGGCCACTCTGGCAATGCGCAGGTGGAGAAGTCGGCTACTGCTGCCACGTTGGGGGGACCCGTACGTGCAGGTGGGGCTGGCGGCGCCGGTTGTGCTGGCGGCGCTTTCTGGATCTCCGTCGTCGCAGGCTTGACGTTGGTCGCGTTGGCGATCGTGTTCTGCGGCGGCGGCGGTTGCTGCACGTTCACCTCGACTGGCGGGATGAATGGTGGCGGTGGAGCCTTCATCTCTGGCGGCGGTGGTGGTGGTGGGAGTTCCTTCGGAGGAGGAGGTGCTACTTCCTCGATGATCTTGGTCTCCACCGGAGCAACAAGCTTGGCGACCAAGCGCGTGCCCAAGCCCGAAATGATCCCCCAAGCAACCAGGGCGTGCAACAAAACGACAATGGTAATGCCTGTAAAGTTCTTCCCGGTACTTTTTTCGTTGTGCGTGAAATTCATGCCTGCTTTCTCCAATACCAACTCTTTTTGTTGCTACTAAACCCCAAAATGGCGACATAAAACAACAGCCGCATCCGGGACGTCGGCGAATTATACATACGAATTCTTGATTTTACATAGAATTTTCATCCCTAAAACCGGTTAAATTTCGTCGGCTTTTCCTGTGTGTTAGCGCTCCCTTTGCACCAATATGGTACACGCGAGCGCCTCTTGCAGTGCACAATTGGGGCAAGTCCCTCAGTGACATTACTTAGTTCTCCCTTAAGGACATTTGCGGAATTTTATGCGTGTAACTTTACTACGCGCAGTTGATAATTCGGTCGCAGGTGTTTCTCAAGTGAAACTGCAAGTTACCAGGTACTACAAAATGGTGCAGAAAGATATTGACTTCTTTCTGCGGCCATGCATTCCCTAAAAAAGAAACCGGGCATCGAAGCTTTCGCTTCTGAACCCGGTCTTGTTCCATGCAAGAGCCGTGCCTGTTTTAGGGGCCCGTTCATGCCTAGCATAACAAGCACACTACAGGGATGTCCTGCAGTTGTCAGTCAAAAGCGTGAGCGTTTCTCGCGTTTAACTTCCATCGCGCTGATTACTTCGCCGTTGGGCCCCGTTGTCTCGAGGTGGACATCGAAGCCCCACAGCCGCGCTACGTGCTTGAGTACCTCGCCGGCCTGCTGGTTGAGCGGCCGGCGCTGGAATTGCGTATGGCGTAACGTCAATGCCCGGTCGTCCCGGGTGTTGACCGACCATACCTGGATATTCGGTTCTCTATTGCCGAGATTATATTGTTCTGCCAGCTGCTGGCGCA
This is a stretch of genomic DNA from Duganella zoogloeoides. It encodes these proteins:
- a CDS encoding ExbD/TolR family protein, translating into MSMSVGSDSGDEDQVMSEINTTPLVDIMLVLLIIFLITSPVVLKLIKIKLPEENNQVIQTKPEDVNIVVSKDGDIYWNQKKMRDTNELFDFLKVEAVKLPQPEVHVRGDQETRYEAIGKVIYTTQRAGIQKVGFITEPPDRG
- a CDS encoding energy transducer TonB, which produces MNFTHNEKSTGKNFTGITIVVLLHALVAWGIISGLGTRLVAKLVAPVETKIIEEVAPPPPKELPPPPPPPEMKAPPPPFIPPVEVNVQQPPPPQNTIANATNVKPATTEIQKAPPAQPAPPAPPARTGPPNVAAVADFSTCALPEWPKSSLRNEETGTVTLSFLIAADGRVADSKIVKTSGFRDLDKAAVVGISKCKFKPGLTDGKPTEAWMQMQYVWKLE
- a CDS encoding ExbD/TolR family protein, whose translation is MSMNVGSPSAGADPEPMMEMNMTPLIDVMLVLIIMLIITIPKANHSVNLNMPVGTPPPSTKEPVVITIDVDFDGTILWDNNVIPDRGTLEAKLADVAAQADQPEVHLRPNKLVEYKVVAQVMASAQRLGVTKIGLVGNEQFQ
- a CDS encoding MotA/TolQ/ExbB proton channel family protein; the encoded protein is MFKNTRLSAVLAAVMFSMTATAALVSAPAYAQETAPAASAPAADAAAAPAADAAAPAPAADAAAPAADAAPAHGAAAGHEEVENPYGFKAVWDGGFVSRATLIILTIMSMGSWYIIIVKLIDQQKIFKQSKETSAKFWKASSIAAGSASLKEGSPFRFIAETGTKATVHHDGALLEQIDLSTWVTMSIQRAVDKVQSRLQDGLSFLATVGSTAPFIGLFGTVWGIYNALIAIGMSGNASIDKVAGPVGEALIMTAFGLFVAVPAVLGYNWLVRRNKTAMEDVRSFSADVHSVLISGAMSTSDAARMAAKKIG